The Roseibium sp. Sym1 nucleotide sequence CGAAAGACGGCGGCGTTCAATCAGCAAGTGTGCCGCATCGTCCTGTAAATCTCTTATAGGGGCATGTTAGGGCAGGCTTACGCCGCTCTGTCAACGGCTTGGCGCCGATTTCGGCCCGGGGCCGGACAGACATCCGAGCCTGTTGCGGAAAATCAATAGGATGCTTTTGCGACAGTGTCATTTCGATCGCCTGCAATATCCGTCAGGCCGCGCGACAGCCCCTGCCGGCCGGTGAACAGGCGGCATCCTGCCGGTTTTGCTCTTCCCGGAAAAGACGGCTAGCCTGATGGCGAGTCCGTTGCTTGAGTGTCTCCCAAATTTCGGCCTGTCGGGGACACCGGACAACGTTGCGACTGATCACGAACTGGCTGGCATTCATGTTTCCTTTCACAACGGTGTTCTGGCAGGTGCTCAGGGGTGCCATCATGCTGCTCCTGCTGACATGCGGCCCCTTGCAGGCGCAGGGTGAAGATGCGGGGCCACCGGCGGCACCCGCCGGGTCGACCGATCTGTTCGAGCGGACCACCACGGCCCTCCAGGACCGGGTCGTGTCTGCCAACACACTGGAGCAGCTTCGCACCCAGCTGGTGGCGGTGCGTGACCGCAACGCGGCGATCGTCAACCGGGGAGACATTCGCGCAAGCGCCCTGGAGGCGCAGCTGGAAAGCCTCGGGCCGCCGCCGCCCGAAGGACAGGTCGAGGCGGAGGAGATCGCGGCAAGACGCAAGGAGCTGACAAACGCGCTGGCCGAGGCAAACGCTCCCGTGCGCCAGGCCAACGAGCAGCTCGGCCAGGCCGAGTTCTTCATCCGGCAGGTGGACAGGCAGCTGCGGTCCCGGAAATTCGACACGCTGCTGTTGCGCTATCCCTCACCGCTGTTTCCGTCGACATGGTCCGCCGGCATCCGGGAGATCTCCGATTATGTGAAGAGATTCGAACGTGATGTCGCCAGCGAGCTGGCCCGTCCGAGTATCTCCAAGAAGCTGAACGAGACAGTGCCGCTCGCCATTGGTCTTGCGGTCTTCGGGTTGTTGTTCCTGACGGTCCTGCAGCATCCGGTCTCCAGGGCGCTGAAACTCTACTGCAACCGGCCGGCCACCGGTATCAAGGCGCTGCTCCTGGGACTGACCTACAATGCCAGCTTCATCGTCCTGCCGACCATTGGGGCGGTGATCCTGATCTCCGCCTTTCCCGTCCTGGGCATCTATCCGAATTCCGCGCGCACAGCGACCCTGGCGATACCCGCGATGGCGCTCTTCCTGATCATCGCCAACTGGATCGGTCATACGCTTTTCGCGCCCGGTCAGAGCCGCTGGCGCCTGCTTGACCTGGACGAGCGCGACGCCCGGCGCGGATTGCGCCTGTGCCAGGGACTTGGCATCTTCCTGACGCTCGAGATCGCCCTGGAGGCGCTGCAACGGGACAACACCTTAAGCGAGGCCACCGTCTCGGCGCTGTCCGCGCCACCCCTGCTGCTGGCCGCGGTGCTTTTGTGGCTGCTGGCCGGCGTCATACGCTCCAGCGAGGAAGACGCGGTGCACCAGGTGGCGGAACCGGCCCAGGAAGATGACGAGGAGATAGAAGAAGCCTATGTCAAACCTCAGGAATCGGGGTTCCTTCTGTTCCTGTCGCTGTTGATGAAGGCCTCGGCGATACTGGCGGTCTGCGTGACTCTGGTCGGCTATGTGCAACTGGCCCGCGCCGCCATCATTCCGGTGATCATGACGGCGGCACAGCTTGGCATCGGCTTCATGCTCTATCACTTTGTCCTGGTCATCGTGAAAACGGCGATGCGGCGTGAGGATGACGCGCCGCCGGTCTTTCTCTCGATGGGTCTGATCGTCGTCCTGACGCTGATCTTTGCGCCGCTGATTGCACTGACCTGGGGTGCGCGCGGAACGGACATCGTCGAGGTCTGGCGTCTCTTCACGGAGGGCGTGCAACTCGGCGATATCCAGCTGTCCCTCGACAGCTTCATTGTCCTGGTGGCGGTGTTCGGGATCGGCGTCGTGCTCACCAGGTGGCTGCAGAACCTCCTGAAAAACACCGTGCTGCCGCAGACGCGCATGGACAAGGGGGCCCAGAATGCGATCGCCACCGGAACGGGCTATGTCGGCCTGACCCTGGCGTCGCTGGTCGCGGTGTCCACGGCCGGTCTCAACCTTTCCAGCCTGGCGGTGGTCGCCGGGGCGCTGTCGGTCGGCATCGGCTTCGGCCTGCAGACCATCGTGTCGAATTTCGTGTCCGGGATCATCCTGCTGATCGAACGGCCGATCAAGGAAGGGGACTGGATCGAGGTGTCCGGCCAGTCGGGCTATGTGCGCAAGATCTCGGTCCGGTCGACCCGGATCGAAACCTTCGACCGTCATGACGTCATCATTCCGAATTCGGACCTGATTGCCGGCACCGTTCGCAACATGACCCTGAGCAACAAGCAGGGGCGGCTGATGCTGCCGGTGCGGGTCGCCTATGGCAGCGACCTGGACAAGGTCAAGGCGATCCTTCTGGACGCGGCCCGCGGGCATTACACCATCGCCCGCTACCCCGCGCCCTTTGTCCTGTTCACGGGACTGGGCGACAGCGCGCTCAATTTCGAGCTGCGCTGTTACCTGAAGGACGTCAACAACATCCTGACGACCCAGTCGGATCTCATGTTCACCGTCTACAACGAACTCGGCAAGGCAGGCGTGGAGATTCCGTTCCCTCAGCGCGACCTGCACATCAAGGACGTGGACAAGCTGGTCACGGCCCTGGGAGCAGGGAAGGGGGCCGAATTCGCGCCGGCCTCGTGAAGCCCGTCAGCCAAGCGCGGCGGAAATCCTCGCCGCCAGCCGCGCGTTGTTGCGCACCAGGGCAATGTTGGTGTCGAGGCTGCGGCCGCCGGTCAGGTCCAGGATGGCGCCGAGCACGTAAGGCGTGACTTCCTTGCCGCGGATGCCGTCCTTTTCGGCCTGCGCGATGGCCGCATCGATGAAGCCGGTCATTTCGCCGCGCGGAATTTCGTCGGCTTCCGGCACCGGATTGGCGATCAGCACGCCGCCATGATCAGCGAAGTTCTCGCGCATCTTCAGAAGCGCACCGATCTCTGCCGCCGTGTTCAGGGAATAGGGCGCTGCGAGACCGCTCTCACGCGACCAGAAGGCCGGCAGTTCGTCCGTGCCGAAGGCAATCACCGGCACGCCCCTGGTTTCCAGCACTTCCAGGGTCTTCGGGATGTCGAGCAAGGCCTTGGCGCCGGCGGAGACGACGCAGACCGGCGTGCGGCCGAGTTCATCGAGATCGGCGGAGATGTCGAAGCTCCGCTCC carries:
- a CDS encoding DUF3772 domain-containing protein, which encodes MFPFTTVFWQVLRGAIMLLLLTCGPLQAQGEDAGPPAAPAGSTDLFERTTTALQDRVVSANTLEQLRTQLVAVRDRNAAIVNRGDIRASALEAQLESLGPPPPEGQVEAEEIAARRKELTNALAEANAPVRQANEQLGQAEFFIRQVDRQLRSRKFDTLLLRYPSPLFPSTWSAGIREISDYVKRFERDVASELARPSISKKLNETVPLAIGLAVFGLLFLTVLQHPVSRALKLYCNRPATGIKALLLGLTYNASFIVLPTIGAVILISAFPVLGIYPNSARTATLAIPAMALFLIIANWIGHTLFAPGQSRWRLLDLDERDARRGLRLCQGLGIFLTLEIALEALQRDNTLSEATVSALSAPPLLLAAVLLWLLAGVIRSSEEDAVHQVAEPAQEDDEEIEEAYVKPQESGFLLFLSLLMKASAILAVCVTLVGYVQLARAAIIPVIMTAAQLGIGFMLYHFVLVIVKTAMRREDDAPPVFLSMGLIVVLTLIFAPLIALTWGARGTDIVEVWRLFTEGVQLGDIQLSLDSFIVLVAVFGIGVVLTRWLQNLLKNTVLPQTRMDKGAQNAIATGTGYVGLTLASLVAVSTAGLNLSSLAVVAGALSVGIGFGLQTIVSNFVSGIILLIERPIKEGDWIEVSGQSGYVRKISVRSTRIETFDRHDVIIPNSDLIAGTVRNMTLSNKQGRLMLPVRVAYGSDLDKVKAILLDAARGHYTIARYPAPFVLFTGLGDSALNFELRCYLKDVNNILTTQSDLMFTVYNELGKAGVEIPFPQRDLHIKDVDKLVTALGAGKGAEFAPAS
- a CDS encoding pseudouridine-5'-phosphate glycosidase, which gives rise to MTATASSAALEDLIVYSDEVRDALQTGKPLVALESTIITHGMPFPKNVETARQVEDDIRAEGAVPATIALMDGKIMIGLSDADLDRLARAKDVMKCSRADLTFALATGRYGATTVAATMMAAHAAGLKVFATGGIGGVHKGAERSFDISADLDELGRTPVCVVSAGAKALLDIPKTLEVLETRGVPVIAFGTDELPAFWSRESGLAAPYSLNTAAEIGALLKMRENFADHGGVLIANPVPEADEIPRGEMTGFIDAAIAQAEKDGIRGKEVTPYVLGAILDLTGGRSLDTNIALVRNNARLAARISAALG